From Zea mays cultivar B73 chromosome 3, Zm-B73-REFERENCE-NAM-5.0, whole genome shotgun sequence:
AATCTTCACTTTGAGCTGCCTCCTTTTCTCTTGTCTCCTTTTCTCTTGTTTCCTTTTCTCTTGCAGCTTCATCTTCTACTTGCTTACTCCTCATTTCTAGGTATTTGTTCATCATATTTTCTATGTTATCAGTCTTTCTAGGCTTCTTTGGTTCCTTTTCTTGCTTGTTTCTTGACGCAACAGGTCTTCGCTGTCCACTTTCTTCATCTCGTGACAGAGTATTAGCCCTTCCTTGAAGCATATCTTCATTCCTTTCGGTGAGTGCATCATCAACTTCATCATCTACATCATGAACAACATTCAGATCAAAGCCTTGTGGTCCATCTTCTGCATCCTGAAGTTGCTCATTTGGTTCTTCCTCTTGCGGTGCCTCAAGAGAAGTGCAATTCCAAGTCCCTTCAGCCAAGTGTCCTACACAACAACAAAGAAATATAAACTTAGCAAAAATAATTTaaaaagagagagagatagagatcgTCATGGCATAGGAAACTGCCAGCGCGTTGCTCGGAATCTCCAACATGTGGCTCTTGTTGCTCGGCGTCTGCACTCTGCAGCTGGAAAAAGGCGACACGCACGCTGGACCTCTAGTCCTCTACTAGCTTCTGGCTGGGAGTGTCACATGAGCCTAACTGGGCCCACGTTCAGTGACCATATATTAGAGTAATTTAGTTATTCAATCAGATGATTCACACAACATCCCCCAGGCCTCCCCGTTGTTTGTTAGATACCTGTAGCCTTAGTGCATAGGGTACTAGTCCTTGTATTAAATATGTTTGTATTTTTTTCAATCACACGGACTAATAGTTGATCACTGATATATTATATATAGTGTTCTAAAGTCTAGATTTTGTCCCAAACTCTTATCCTACATCGATGCCGAGTGATTCAAAAGGCTAAGATAAACATAAAGAGACTCACTCTAATATGTAATTACATTAGTGATTTAGTAATTATGCGAACCATGTATATTTCCCATATATTATATATTTCAGTATGATGTTTGGAAACTTACCATCATAAAGCTCTCCCAAAGCATCAAAGAGCGGGAAGGTTGCCTTGTTGTTGTTAAACTTCTTGATTTTAGGAAATGTCTGCACAATTAAAAAACATTGATCAAATACGAGATTATCATTATAAGGTTATCCTCATAACTAATTTGATAATTGAATTTCAAGAAATCAACTTACCACCATGAGATTCTCCCACAAAGCTGGTGGTCCTTCAACCATATTCCTTCTCTCATTCCAGGTGGACCCACTCTGTTGCTTTGCTGCTTTGAGCATCTTGTAGTCTCTCTTCAGCTGACCTTCTTTATCCTGAATTTGAGACTTTGTAAAGGAGACATACTTGTTCCTCACATGAAACTCCTTGACCATTCTATTCCACCCTTCGGAGTTCCAACCATTGTCACCTCTATATCCACTTTCTTTAAATTCATGGAGAATGTTAACAAGAGACCTCTCAAGGCCTGGATTCCAATCTGCtctttgtttcactactacataaaCAATGATCACACATCGGTAATACAAAACTTACAAGAAAGCATGAAGAAACATTGAACACAATACCTCTTGGAGAACACAATACCTCTTGCATACCCTCCATCAACTAGATAGAATTTTCCTGGAGGTACCTGGAAACCCTTGCTCATAGCTGATCTTAGCACTCTAGAATCTGTGGCCGATCCCTCCCATCCACTAGAAACAAAAGTGATATTGAGATCGAAATCACATGCCACCATCACATTTATGCTTAGTGTTCCTTtccgatttcgaaaaggagaatgttTATCAGGAGATATGGAAATAGGAATGTGAGTTCCATCAATGGCACCAAGACAATTCTTGAAGAATGGATAGAATCCAGGATTATCTTGGATTTTTTGATGCACTTGATTAGGATCAGGAGGCTGAATGAAGCGACGAGATAGGACAGGAATGACCTTATTGAAGAAGTGGTTGATGTGATGATGGAAGGTGTCATTACTGTGCCCAAAATACACTTGGAGATCCTGATATGAGGCGTTGCGACTTAGCATGTATAAGAAGAACCCCAACTTCTCCTCGACCGTGATCCTTGTATCAACAATGATCCTTCTCCTTCTAAGATAAGTTGCAAGCTCTCTGAAGATGTGTGGTTCCATCCGAAATGTAACTTGACAGTTCTTGACATGTCCCTCGAGGAGTCGTCGAACCTTAACCTCGCCTGTCTCATCTGATGTATGGCGTTTCTTCTTTTGTCCCCCACCTCTAGTTGAACCCATCAGATATAAGGCAGGGAAAATAAACAACATCatgtcatcatcttcttcttccacTAGTAGAGATCTTATCATCGATGACGTTCGTATTGCGTCACTGCATGTGTATATATCGTCACAGAGTAAGGTTTGTGACGAATTTGTGACGAGTTCGATTTGGTCATAGGGGTCGCGTCACATTTGTTGTGTTGTGACGGACTACTCAGTTTCGTCATCGATGTGTATACATTCTGTGACGAAAGGCGCGTTGTCATGGAAGTGAATGCATGCTATGACGATCAGTTGTGGTCatagaggaagacacttttccgtCATAATTCGTCGTCTGCCCGAGCAAACTGACGGCGTTGTTAACGCCGTTTGGTTGCTGTGACGGTACGGTATCGTCACAGATAGAGCCGTGGTATGGTCATTACCAGCCGTTTGGAAGGTGCTGATGCGtatgacgtcagcgctgacgtggctagtgacgtggcagctgacgtcagcgctgacgtaacgctgacgtggctagtacagtggcagctgacgtggcatatgttttattatatgccaccaggttggtcacagatgtgcagagaataattttattggAAATTGCAAAATATACTAGAACAGAGGAATGAGCACACAATTCCATATTCCATAGATGAATACAACTAGTATTCCAGTGCGCATACAAACTAAGTGGACAACACTAAACTCAGTTCATAGCATCACCACTTGAGTTCACATTTCAGTTGAGTTTGCACAAACATAACAGCATATAATCAAAAGTTGACACCCACGAGCAACTAGAGTTTTTGGGTACCCTCATGTCAAAGAACAGGCCAAAAACAGCAGCTCTGACTAGCAGCCCTCATGtcgaagaagagttaccatgcaaggacaagagcttcttgatgagcacattggtctcctccatctccttgctgtTCTTCTCTGTTATCTTCTTGTACTCCTCCAACTCCCTTTGTGTCCTCGCCTGCTGTTCCTCAGCTTCTTCACATTTCTTCCTGAGCTGGTCGAGTTCACCTTGAACAGCAGCCGTCGCTTCAGCTGCAAGTTGTTCCCGAAGCTCACTATGATTTGATGATGAAGCCTTGGAGGTTGCCGATGTTTTGATGCCGACGCTTTTCAGGAATTGGTGTGAGCTGCTCTGGGACAGCACCTTCGACACAAGGTGCACACTGGATGCTGGCATctcaccttcagcaacaggttcagccctcaaagcctccatatgagactgaaatatcatggacagaaacagttacatgttattgctaatgagcaacagcaagatgctgacaataatgtgaaaacagtgactttcatttctagtgcacgggtcctacaaggcattaacaaagactatgaaaaatagactgacagactctaaaagctatacatttgttggcaaattatagcagattatagcagttacaaattatagcagatttgcttaaaagctatacatttgatggcaaattaaAAGCTATTCATTTGAAATACTCTATAAATAGACTATGAaaaataatgtgaaaacagttacaaattatagcagatttgcttaacaaagactctaaaacctatacatttctagtgcacgggtcctacaaaaaatagactatgatatttactttcatttcagaaatttgatggcagacaaaatagactatgatctgaactcccctgggatgggacaagcgatctcACTCATCGATCTCACTCCCCTTCGTTCCATCGACCCACAGCCAGCCTCCCTCATATGATCTCATAAAAATTACACTAAATAAAGAAAACAAATGAACTTACAAGTGCTTCTCTTGCCGGTTCACTCAGGCCACGTTTGGAGCTGGTATGACAGGTCTTGAAGGCGTCCACCGCATCTAGTTCTTCAGTCTGGTCTAAGCTGGGTTCTTCTCGGTTTCTCTTCTGCTTCTGTTTCGTGGATAAACAATCACAGCGAAGTTTGCTCAGATCAAATGCAATAGAAGTTGAGTGCACAAGTGCAAGTAGTAGTACAAGGTAATAGTTACTTACATATGCATGTAAGTGTGCCACATAGCAGCGAGAACCCGTAGCCTGATGAAACTTGACTTGACTGCGGTTCTGCTTGTTCTTTGCACTTATTTCCTACAAGAGAATGAACATGTCAGATTAGATCATAGGTTCAATATGCGAAGATCCTTTGCAAACGTATAGTGAAAGAACAATATATGACAAGATACCCATACCATGTTCTTTGGATCAGACCACTTTGCAACTAATGCCCTCCACTGTTCATCAGTCATGTAAGATACAGGAGAAGTTGTGCTAATCTCATTTGCAGGTACACCATTGAAGTATTTCTGCTTGAGCCGATAACGCTGGTTTTTTACCGCAGAGCGTAGCATATCGGTGCAAGCTTCCTTTGTTGCCTTGTCCTCAGTGTTAACGGACAAGCGCCCCTATGCATATGACAATTCCATAGTTAGTCAATTCAGGTTAAGCAGTATACAAGTGAACCATAGAATcagtaatgcacttacatttagctgtgacacaaagctgttgtagtatttctggtcgtccttgtaatctttccaacgagttaggataggcatggtttcccgaataatgatgccagcctctgatgcaaacttggcagcttgaacaggttcatgtggcctttttttgccttcctcaacagctatgggcagtctcctttgcataactttagtcatcctgtccagttgttttcccttggttgctgccctgggtctccttggtgctcgctgtgtaggagctacaaaatataattcgcttttattgaataatgaaattgttttgtttcatgcaaatcagcaaaagagatgccttatttgactgaaaaaatagaacttgccttcagtttcttcatctctagctacattggcttgagcatcacctgtactgtcatgagcagcagatgccatggcttcctcttcagctctgctgaaatgatcagcaagtccaggtgtagtacggctgttgccttcagcatcacctgtactgtcatgagcagcagatgccatggcttcctctgcagctctgctgaaatgatcagcaagtccaggtgtagtagggctgtttggtatgtgatcatttccatctgttggttcctgtacattgtggccatctgtctctgtagagtgaaacctttttgaagattgctcctctggttgtgcacctgccctcactctcttgctgaacctaatgcctggagccatgttggggtctatcttcttctttgaagcAAGGGTTGTGTTTCTACCTCTTCTAGGATACTGTCCACAAAAAAAAGTCATGTGCATTTAAAAGCAAGACCATATATTAATTAAGAGGTATGAAATAAAGAATATGAATCTAAAGGCATGAGCATATATTAAACACCAGATAAAAAACATTGAAATGCAATGCAACTATTTGGCATCCACTACTTTGAAGATAGAAGGAGCACCTTCATTGCCAGGGGTTTTGGCTGCTCATAATATTCACTGTCATCATCAgtatctccttgatcatcatcgtcaAGGAGATAGAAAGAGACATATGAATCCGAATCTGAACTATTATTTATCTTGTTTGCTGCATGTTTCCCCTTTGTTGATGCAGATGGTGAGACAGAATTATTTAGAACAGAAGTATATTTGTTCAGACCCAAATCTTGCATCTTCTTTATATTCTCCTCCACTTGTTTATCCCGTCTTCTCTCATAAGCAGTTCACTCATGTTGAACTACTTGCAAGATAGATAAGAACAAGCATACTGTGTGTATTAGATAATGTAAAGGATTTTACTAAAAGCTAAGAGGTACTACTATTTGCAGGGAAGGATTTGACTAAAAGCAAATAGATAAGATGTGTAGATTCAGTCATTATGAAGCTTGGTTATGATTGTGCAAGTTCATAATTGTGGTTGCACTGTAACTGTAGTGTTTCCCCTGTTTGGTTGTGGAAATCTTTATGCAGGCTTAAACAATGTTCAAAGTACTAGCTAGTACATTGATTAGGCGATGTAGATTTACACAAGCTGATGAACAAAAAAAGTGAAGATATTCTCATCTCTTTCTACCAGCAAGGTTCAAGAAAGCACTAAGCGCTGAGCGAGCGGTATGGTGGTGAAAATGCTTAAGCGTGATTAATCATGCTTAATCATTTTtgttaaaaaaagaaaaaaaaaatacaTGATATTGGGCCACCCTGCAGCAGCCCTTAACCCCCACCTCCTCTCTTCATGAGTCTGCAGCCCACTAGGCCCACCTGCCAGGAGGCTCAACGCAAAACCCCTCTCCCGTGATGACCTCTCCTCCGTGTCGTACGCTCTCCGGCTCCCTCTCCCGAAGCCTCTCCTCCCTCGTGCGATCTTCACCTCTACCGTGAAGCCGCTCCGCCTCTCTCTCACCAATCTGCTGCCTGCAGCCATCGTAGGTCcgtccgctctctctctctctcgttgatCCGTCGATTTGCTGCCTGCTGGATTGACCCCGGAGGTGTtcctcctcttcctctccctcctctacTCCCTTAAACATGCCGAATGGGCACGATTAAGCAGGGCCAGCGCTTAATTGCCCGCTTAGTAGGTAAGCGATGCGTTGACCCTCTGCGCAACGCTTAACCGCGCCTAATCGCACGCCTAATCGCGCTTTCTTGAACCTTGTCTACCAGTACTAGAAACATAAGTTCTCTACTAAAACATGGATGTGACTGCATATAACACAATGTAAGGAACCAAACACAACTGTATGagtgcacaatgattacataaatcaATATACAATATCTCTGATAACAACGAATGAATAATTAAACTAAATCTAGCGATGCTTAgggtttaggggttggacctttctgacttctgtgcctccttttgttcaccatcaaggtcgtctgcgatgacccaaatccagcgatgttagggtttaggggttAGCGAGAGCAATGTGGATGGGGCGTGTTAGGTGGAAGGGGCGAGAGAAATGGGGATGGCAATGAGATAGAGCGGGATGCGGCGAGTGAAGTCGGCGCCGACGCAGCTCATCGACGCGATTAGAGGTAAGGGGGCGGCTGTGAGGTacctggtcgagggggcaggtcgtcgacggcggatgtgtcccagcggcggcggtgaggtttctggtcgagggggcaggtcgtcgacAGCCGTCGTGTCCCGGCGGCGGCGATTAGGTTTGGAGAAGTGGGGGAGAAAGAAGAGTGGGGGAGAAATAAGAGGAGTGCGGGAGATAGAGGATGAGAGCGGAGTATGTTTTAGTGACGACGGCGAAAATGTTTTTGGCACCCAATGTGTTTGGCAATGCGGAGTCTAATGCGTTTAAGTATACTAGCGCTGGGTATATGTCGAAAACACGTGCATAGCCCAATGGTTTGACTTGCTAACTATAAGGCCGAGCTCCAAGGTTCAAGCGCCTGCAAGGAGACTTTTTTTGTGTTTTGCATACCATTTTATATTAATTCTTTGTTTTTTATTTATCTCTATGTTTTTTTTGCAATTATCTATTCATGGACACATTAGTTGGGTTTATGATCATGTTATAATATTTTGAAATATTTTTGCAATAGTGGTACTATACATCTCTCACTTGCAATagcatctctcacttagtaattagccttatatgagagatgtatgcatttcttaggatgtgtgtcaccactttgtccgaatgagttgaaactattttgtgaacattgtacaccaaaatgaatggtccatgcaagtttttagagttttctagctaggctatggtattgtaacaaatatctttacgaaatacaacaaataattacagtaattagtaaactaggtctgaacaatgcataactgcacacaacatcataTGTTGGTTCAATAATCAtgccattaaagtttaaaatggtttggagaaagtggtagtattgatccatcacaagcatgaacatctctcacttagtaattagccttgtatgagagatgtatgcctttcttaggatgtgtgtcaccactttgtccgaatgagttgaaactattttgtgaacattgtacaccaaaatgaatggtccatgcaagtttttagagttttctagctaggctatggtattgtaacaaatatctttacgaaatacaacaaataattacagtaattagtaaactaggtctgaaaaatgcataactgcacacaacatcataggttggttcaataaacatgccattaaagtttaaaatgatttggagaaagtggtagtatagatccatcacaagcatgaacatgtctcacttagta
This genomic window contains:
- the LOC103651491 gene encoding uncharacterized protein, producing MVKEFHVRNKYVSFTKSQIQDKEGQLKRDYKMLKAAKQQSGSTWNERRNMVEGPPALWENLMVTFPKIKKFNNNKATFPLFDALGELYDGHLAEGTWNCTSLEAPQEEEPNEQLQDAEDGPQGFDLNVVHDVDDEVDDALTERNEDMLQGRANTLSRDEESGQRRPVASRNKQEKEPKKPRKTDNIENMMNKYLEMRSKQVEDEAAREKETREKETREKEAAQSEDFSIKRCISVLNTMEEVTKLEKAKAYSVFTKSKENRETFICACEADQESALIWLRNEMA
- the LOC118476771 gene encoding uncharacterized protein — protein: MTKVMQRRLPIAVEEGKKRPHEPVQAAKFASEAGIIIRETMPILTRWKDYKDDQKYYNSFVSQLNGRLSVNTEDKATKEACTDMLRSAVKNQRYRLKQKYFNGVPANEISTTSPVSYMTDEQWRALVAKWSDPKNMEISAKNKQNRSQVKFHQATGSRCYVAHLHAYKQKRNREEPSLDQTEELDAVDAFKTCHTSSKRGLSEPAREALSHMEALRAEPVAEGEMPASSVHLVSKVLSQSSSHQFLKSVGIKTSATSKASSSNHSELREQLAAEATAAVQGELDQLRKKCEEAEEQQARTQRELEEYKKITEKNSKEMEETNVLIKKLLSLHGNSSST